TAGAAACACTGACAAAGATATTTCAGAATGAGGGGGCTGTGTTGCCGATAGGCTATACGGAGAAAGACGTAGAACCGGGTGCGCCTCGTCTGTTCGATGAAATGTTTGATATCATGCACTTACGTTTGATCACAATTATCAATATGGGGCTTTTCACCGTACATTTATCCATGGCTTATAGGGAAGACATACGAAAATTATACCATCGTTTTTCGGCTGATGCTCAAGAGGCTTATGACCAAACAACAGATTTTCTGTTAAAGCATTCGGCGATTCCCCGTCCTCCTTATATCACGATGCCAAAAGATATTGAGTTCACAAAAAGTAAAAAATATATGTCAGGATTTAATCTGTTATCTCGCAAAAGACCTTTAAATGCACTTGAAATTGGCTTCCTTTATCAACCGTTAGAGGCAAATACAATAGGAATGACCCTCATGACCGGATTTGCCCAATCAGCCCAAAATAAAGATGCTGCAAAAATTTTCTTTGATGGGAAGGATCTTTCAAAACAAATCATAACTAAATTAAGTGATCTTTTGCGTGAAAGTGATGTACACACCCCTTCTATGTGGGCAGGCATAGCAACAGATTCGACTAATGCTCCGTTTTCAGACAAAATGATGATGTATCAAACCAGCGTATTCACCAATTTTGGCATGACAAGCAGTGCCATCGGTTCTGCCTTTAGTTTACGAAGCGATTTACCTGCGAAATTGGCGAAATCCGCAACGGATATATTCAAATTCGCTAAAAATAGCGGGCAGGTCATGGTCGATAATGGATGGATGGAAGAACCGCCGCAAGCTATGGACCGAACACAATTAGCAAAGGGGCAAAACAACAAATAAAGACAAAAGATCTGGGAAAATAATTGAAGGGAGAAGAGACAGTATCACCAAAACATACTTCAGATCATATATCCAGAACCCTGCATCGGAGATCAATGATATAATAGAACTGGAAATGCGGATAAATTCTACGCTTTTTTAGGAACGTTTGACTGAGTATATAAACGAAGCGATCTTGGATATTCCAAGAATCGGATGAGTGAAGAAGACCGTGAGGATCACCAGATGGCTGAGGTTTTTAAAGCCCTGAGCCGCGTGACCACTTGAAAAATCTTTAGGTCTTGACCGATTTATACATTGAATATAAAAAAGCGTTTAAAGAACGATAACAAGGGAGCATGATCTTGGATAAATATAGTGCATATTCAAAATCCGATTGCATAAATGCTGATTTGCGAATCGTTCAGATTGATGTCTTGA
The Salicibibacter kimchii DNA segment above includes these coding regions:
- a CDS encoding DUF3231 family protein; translation: MTTSDNLSISAAELGSLWMGYENKTMNMRFLEHYIEKAENPEAKDILESYYNKESEHVETLTKIFQNEGAVLPIGYTEKDVEPGAPRLFDEMFDIMHLRLITIINMGLFTVHLSMAYREDIRKLYHRFSADAQEAYDQTTDFLLKHSAIPRPPYITMPKDIEFTKSKKYMSGFNLLSRKRPLNALEIGFLYQPLEANTIGMTLMTGFAQSAQNKDAAKIFFDGKDLSKQIITKLSDLLRESDVHTPSMWAGIATDSTNAPFSDKMMMYQTSVFTNFGMTSSAIGSAFSLRSDLPAKLAKSATDIFKFAKNSGQVMVDNGWMEEPPQAMDRTQLAKGQNNK